In the Paenibacillus sp. FSL H7-0357 genome, one interval contains:
- the smc gene encoding chromosome segregation protein SMC: MFLKRIELAGFKSFADKTEMEFVRGITAVVGPNGSGKSNISDGIRWVLGEQSAKSLRGGKMEDIIFAGSDARKAVNYGEVSLTLDNEDHVLPLDFSEVTVTRRVHRSGESEYLINKQACRLKDITELFMDTGIGREAYSIIGQGRIEEILSTRSEDRRGIFEEASGIVKYKSRKKDAGRKLDETEQNLLRIHDLISELEDQVGPLKDQSEKAIRYKELREQLKQLEISVYVHQIEGIHTSWKEGNARLETLQVEQLELSTVVSAHDAKLESGRSELRALEAQVEQLQEQLLRYSEANEKSEGYGEVLKERKRNLENNREQLMLTLGSVGERSEGRQRELAELEHKLQQSRQALEELRAQLADEEVRLEGVAGGISQSKEEKLKSALLELMNLMAQARNEIRYADQQKEALERRMSRSVEESGKWVARLAELSASQKGLKDTIATLGKEIGTLRGAYITESEQTSKRQKLLEETQSGLRKWEQKREAQVSRHETMKEMQDDFDGFMLGVKEVLKGARKGQLSGVHGAVAELISVPERLELAVETALGASLQHVVMDNEAVSRQAITFLKQRQLGRATFLPLDVIRPRQITGSDRSMVEGAEGFVGIGSDLVGYEDKYASIVGSLLGNVVIAESLEQANRIAAKCQYRYRVVTLEGDVVNAGGSMTGGSQHKKNNSLLSRKRQLDQLFGEIEESERQIAKLKQGIAKLREEQENAAKKLEQLRHDGDEKRLEEQRVSGDLKQLEQELRHVQEQVDGAGAERSGFESEVRSLDESRNQAVAELARLEKEEKDSHEAIRNAESERKASETAKEELQGKLTGMKVSEGKLDQEIFSLEEQLRRMRQDAGSQDKELRQSRSLLMTIEKDLEENSREAVKQKEDLNNYRLKKEETAGTLDLARAERAALTRKLELAEGETKDQRQALKAVEDKLRSTEVAVGRLDVELDNILRKLSDDYELSYELAKQRYPVPEDVPAAQLEVQRLKRSISALGEVNLGAIEEYQRVHERYTFLSGQKDDLVEAKTTLYHVIHEMEEEMSKRFKQTFDAIRREFGTVFSKLFGGGRADLMLLDPEHMLDTGIDIVAQPPGKKLQNLQLLSGGERALTAMALLFAILQVKPVPFCVLDEVEAALDEANVVRFAQYLREFSEQTQFIVVTHRKGTMEEADVLYGVTMEEGGVSKLVSVKLEDEEAEIA; this comes from the coding sequence ATGTTTTTGAAACGGATTGAATTAGCGGGCTTTAAATCATTTGCCGACAAAACGGAAATGGAATTTGTACGCGGCATAACGGCCGTTGTTGGCCCGAACGGCAGCGGCAAAAGCAATATTTCCGACGGCATCCGCTGGGTGCTCGGTGAACAGAGCGCCAAATCGCTGCGCGGCGGCAAGATGGAGGATATTATCTTTGCCGGAAGTGATGCACGCAAAGCCGTGAATTACGGTGAGGTGTCGCTCACTCTGGACAATGAGGATCATGTCCTGCCGCTCGATTTCAGCGAAGTTACAGTAACGCGCCGTGTGCACCGCAGCGGTGAAAGTGAATATTTAATCAATAAGCAGGCCTGCAGGCTGAAGGATATCACAGAGCTGTTTATGGATACCGGCATCGGACGCGAGGCTTATTCGATTATCGGACAAGGCCGGATTGAAGAAATTCTGAGTACGCGTTCCGAGGATCGCCGCGGTATTTTTGAAGAGGCCTCAGGTATTGTTAAGTATAAATCACGCAAAAAAGATGCGGGCCGCAAGCTGGACGAAACCGAGCAGAACCTGCTCCGGATTCATGATTTGATCAGCGAGCTGGAGGATCAGGTAGGCCCGCTCAAGGATCAATCGGAGAAGGCCATCCGCTATAAGGAGCTGCGCGAGCAGCTGAAACAGCTGGAAATCTCCGTGTACGTGCACCAGATAGAAGGCATTCATACCTCCTGGAAGGAAGGCAATGCCCGGCTTGAAACGCTGCAGGTCGAACAGCTTGAGCTGTCCACTGTCGTTTCGGCCCATGACGCCAAGCTGGAGAGCGGGCGTTCTGAGCTTCGAGCACTGGAGGCGCAGGTTGAACAACTGCAGGAACAGCTGCTTCGTTACAGTGAAGCGAATGAGAAAAGTGAAGGCTACGGCGAAGTGCTGAAGGAGCGCAAGCGCAACCTGGAGAACAACCGCGAGCAATTGATGCTTACACTGGGCTCGGTAGGAGAGCGCTCAGAGGGTAGACAGCGCGAGCTGGCAGAGCTGGAGCATAAGCTGCAGCAGTCAAGACAGGCTCTGGAGGAGCTGCGCGCTCAACTGGCAGATGAGGAAGTCCGGCTGGAAGGAGTGGCTGGCGGGATTAGCCAAAGCAAGGAAGAGAAGCTAAAAAGCGCCTTGCTTGAGCTAATGAACCTGATGGCCCAGGCCCGCAACGAAATTCGTTACGCGGATCAGCAGAAGGAAGCCTTGGAGCGGCGGATGAGCCGCAGCGTTGAGGAAAGCGGCAAATGGGTCGCGCGGCTCGCGGAGCTGTCTGCTTCGCAGAAGGGTCTGAAGGATACCATTGCCACACTCGGCAAAGAGATTGGAACGCTGCGCGGCGCCTACATCACGGAGAGCGAGCAGACCAGCAAACGCCAGAAGCTGCTGGAGGAAACGCAGAGCGGACTCCGTAAATGGGAACAGAAGCGCGAAGCCCAGGTTTCCCGGCATGAGACGATGAAGGAAATGCAGGATGATTTTGACGGATTTATGCTTGGAGTCAAAGAGGTCCTTAAGGGAGCGCGCAAAGGCCAGCTAAGCGGTGTGCACGGTGCAGTAGCGGAGCTGATCTCCGTGCCGGAACGGCTGGAGCTGGCTGTGGAAACAGCGCTAGGCGCATCGCTTCAGCATGTGGTTATGGATAATGAAGCCGTCTCCCGTCAAGCGATTACCTTTCTGAAGCAGCGCCAGCTGGGACGGGCTACATTTCTGCCGCTGGATGTCATCCGGCCCCGGCAGATTACCGGCAGCGACCGCAGTATGGTGGAAGGTGCGGAAGGATTTGTCGGCATCGGCAGTGATCTGGTCGGTTATGAGGACAAATATGCAAGCATTGTCGGCAGCTTGCTCGGAAATGTCGTTATTGCAGAAAGTCTGGAACAGGCTAACCGGATCGCCGCCAAATGCCAATACCGCTACCGTGTAGTTACGCTGGAAGGCGATGTTGTCAATGCCGGCGGTTCGATGACCGGGGGCAGTCAGCATAAGAAGAACAACAGCCTGCTGAGCCGTAAACGCCAGCTCGACCAGCTGTTCGGTGAAATTGAAGAAAGCGAACGTCAGATTGCCAAGCTGAAGCAAGGCATTGCCAAACTTCGCGAGGAGCAGGAGAACGCTGCGAAGAAGCTGGAGCAGCTGCGCCATGACGGTGACGAGAAGCGTCTGGAGGAGCAACGGGTCTCCGGTGATTTGAAGCAGCTGGAACAGGAACTGCGCCATGTTCAGGAGCAGGTGGATGGTGCGGGTGCCGAACGCAGCGGCTTTGAGAGTGAAGTCCGCAGTCTGGACGAGAGCCGCAATCAGGCGGTTGCCGAGCTTGCAAGGCTGGAGAAAGAAGAGAAGGATTCCCATGAGGCCATCCGCAATGCCGAATCGGAGCGTAAGGCGAGTGAAACGGCTAAGGAAGAGCTGCAGGGTAAGCTGACCGGCATGAAGGTAAGTGAGGGTAAGCTGGATCAGGAGATTTTCTCACTGGAGGAACAGCTTAGACGCATGAGGCAAGACGCCGGATCGCAGGATAAAGAGCTGCGCCAGAGCCGCAGTCTGCTTATGACCATCGAGAAGGATCTCGAAGAGAATTCACGCGAAGCGGTCAAACAGAAGGAAGATCTGAACAACTACCGCCTGAAGAAAGAAGAGACGGCGGGTACGCTTGATTTGGCGCGCGCTGAACGGGCGGCGTTAACCCGCAAGCTGGAGCTTGCCGAAGGTGAAACCAAAGACCAGCGGCAGGCTTTAAAGGCCGTGGAGGACAAGCTGCGTTCCACAGAGGTAGCTGTAGGACGGCTTGATGTTGAGCTGGACAACATTCTCCGTAAACTGAGCGATGATTACGAGCTGAGTTATGAACTGGCGAAGCAGCGTTATCCGGTTCCCGAGGATGTGCCGGCCGCACAGCTGGAGGTGCAGCGTCTAAAGCGCAGTATATCTGCGCTTGGCGAAGTGAACCTGGGGGCAATTGAGGAGTATCAGCGCGTGCATGAACGTTATACTTTCCTCAGTGGCCAGAAGGATGATCTGGTGGAGGCCAAGACAACGCTTTACCATGTCATTCATGAGATGGAAGAAGAGATGTCCAAACGCTTCAAGCAGACCTTCGATGCCATCCGCCGTGAATTCGGCACGGTTTTCTCGAAGCTGTTCGGCGGCGGACGGGCGGACCTGATGCTGCTTGATCCCGAGCATATGCTCGACACAGGCATAGATATTGTCGCCCAGCCTCCCGGCAAAAAACTGCAAAATCTGCAGCTGTTGTCAGGCGGTGAACGCGCATTGACCGCTATGGCACTGCTGTTCGCCATCCTGCAGGTCAAACCGGTGCCTTTCTGTGTGCTGGATGAGGTGGAAGCGGCACTGGATGAAGCGAACGTAGTCCGCTTTGCCCAGTATCTGCGCGAGTTCTCGGAGCAGACACAGTTTATCGTGGTTACCCACCGCAAAGGAACCATGGAGGAAGCGGATGTGCTGTATGGTGTAACGATGGAAGAAGGCGGCGTATCGAAGCTTGTCTCGGTGAAGCTGGAGGATGAGGAAGCGGAGATTGCCTAA
- the ftsY gene encoding signal recognition particle-docking protein FtsY — protein sequence MSFFKKLKESISGKTETVTKQFRDGLEKTRKGFVEKVSDLIIRRKKIDEEFYEELEEILIGADVGVNTVMSLVEELRAEVKQKRIEDASELQPILSRKLMELLRGDDDNSLKENPDGITVILFVGVNGVGKTTTIGKLAHRYKQEGKKVLLAAGDTFRAGAIEQLEVWGQRAGVDVIKQQAGSDPAAVMFDAVQAAKQRNVDVLICDTAGRLQNKSNLMEELNKIFRVIQREIPSAPHEVLMVLDATTGQNALTQAKLFGEKSGVTGLVLTKLDGTAKGGIVVAIRQEMNLPVKLVGLGEKMEDLQPFDSGQFVHALFAGMISDEDQKEAQE from the coding sequence ATGAGTTTTTTTAAGAAACTGAAAGAAAGTATTTCCGGTAAAACCGAAACGGTTACCAAACAGTTCCGCGACGGTCTGGAGAAGACCCGCAAGGGTTTCGTTGAGAAGGTATCCGATCTCATCATCCGCCGTAAAAAAATAGATGAAGAGTTTTATGAGGAACTGGAAGAGATTCTGATCGGTGCCGATGTCGGGGTAAATACGGTAATGTCGCTTGTTGAAGAGCTTCGGGCTGAAGTGAAGCAGAAACGGATTGAGGATGCCTCGGAGCTGCAGCCGATCCTCTCCCGCAAACTGATGGAGCTGCTGCGCGGTGATGACGACAACAGTCTGAAAGAGAATCCGGACGGAATCACCGTTATTCTGTTCGTCGGCGTAAACGGTGTCGGCAAGACAACAACAATCGGCAAGCTGGCACACCGCTACAAACAGGAGGGTAAAAAGGTTCTTCTCGCCGCAGGCGATACCTTCCGGGCCGGAGCGATTGAGCAGCTTGAGGTCTGGGGTCAACGGGCTGGTGTTGACGTCATCAAGCAGCAGGCGGGCTCTGACCCGGCTGCAGTAATGTTCGATGCCGTGCAGGCAGCCAAGCAGCGGAATGTGGATGTGCTGATTTGCGATACGGCGGGAAGACTGCAGAACAAGAGCAACCTGATGGAAGAGCTGAACAAGATCTTCCGGGTCATTCAGCGTGAAATTCCCAGCGCTCCGCATGAGGTGCTGATGGTGCTGGATGCGACTACCGGTCAGAATGCCTTGACGCAGGCGAAGCTTTTTGGTGAAAAAAGTGGCGTTACCGGCCTGGTGCTGACCAAGCTGGACGGGACCGCCAAAGGCGGTATTGTTGTGGCGATCCGCCAGGAAATGAATCTGCCGGTGAAGCTGGTTGGACTGGGCGAGAAAATGGAGGATTTGCAGCCATTTGATTCCGGACAGTTCGTTCATGCGCTGTTCGCCGGGATGATCTCTGACGAAGATCAGAAGGAAGCGCAGGAGTAA